From the Euwallacea fornicatus isolate EFF26 chromosome 10, ASM4011564v1, whole genome shotgun sequence genome, the window acACTATGTTTCggtaaacttttttaaaaggtTACCAAAACTGGCCATGAAAATTGTTTCTCTTTTTGTTGACTTCGTGTTTTCATATCGCTCATCTAAAAAGGGCACCTAATTGCTCAATACAGTAAGCAATTTTGCGGATTAAAAACGGGGTTTAGAGCGTGAAACCTgcgttaaaattaattttagggATTTTAAAGGCAGTTGCGAGCACCGAAACTGTAATAATTTGAGATGGTAGCACCAGCAATTTGATGTTTTCAAATTAGAAATACGAAATTTTACTGGAATTTAGATCTATATATTTAGATTTACACCCTATGAAGGTCTCAATAAAGCGACAGATTCCATGGATTATGGAAGGGGTTTAGAGCTTCACTCTAAAATTATATTCGTCAATAAACCGTGTAATGTCAAAGATGTTACCCCCCGTAACCCCGGGGATCATAGGGATGTGTCACCATCTCTAAAACCCTCATTCCCTTATAAGTGACCCCTAAACTTAATTACCGAACTTATATGAAAGTTTATCTGCAGTCACTAGTTagttaacttaaatttaaaatcggGAGAACACTGCTGGAAATTTTAGGCAATTCTCCAACTAAGTCGAGTGTTTGAGGACACTTTTAAGGGAGAAAGTTAGCAAAACCttcacaatatttatttatctacaaacattgattttttcgcagaatttttgttattacaaaataacTGTTTCACTTGTCATCAGtgcgaatattttaaatttcaatgtttttataaaagaaaggcaaaattttcaaactgttaaaaaagcaATGACGTAGCTATCATTTCtcatacaaaaacaaaatttttgcgGGTAGCcccctttaaaaaattgaatttgataCTACGCTGATTTCTGATAAAAAATTCGGCATTATACGctttcaataataaacaatttttggttcTTGAACCCAATCCGTTGGAGAGAACTGTAAAGGGAAGATTTTGTTGAAGACTTATTTGGGCTATTTAATCCTTAtctatttttaagatttcgaGATTGAACCAATTTTCTGTGTGACACGTCAGAGGCTTTACCGCAGCGACTTCAGAAGTTATTACAATATGGGGAACGCCATTTTAGGCCTAAAACCTTAtgtccaaataatcaaaacaaattttcattcgaCATGATCTATTGAACACATCAGCAATCACATGAATGGTCAATCTATTTTGGCGACGCGTTGCGTTTGAAGAAACATTTAAACATATGTTTAGCGGTGTCAATTTCTGTGTCCTTGTCCACAGCACATTCATTGAGGAATTCTTCAGATTTAACAGGATCTTGTTGGAGAGCCTGGAGCCTTTCTTTGAGGTATTCCCTGTTTACTTTTCCGTCAGCCTTCTGCCATTTCAGTTCCTTGGTAACACACAGGGCGTGCGGGCCTGAATTGGCGGGTTCGGGGCCTTTGCCCTTGGACTCAGTGTAGGCTTTCCAAGCATCTTTGTCCACTGCGGTTGCAGGGTTTTCTTGGCATTTGTCTCCAGccttctttatttttacttttatatcTTCGCGTAAATCTCCCTAGAAATGGTAAAATTAATGGATAAGAtccgcaaatatttttaacaaccAAGAAGATGATCAAAAAACGTTTCAACAGATTCGATCGCAGAATATCTTgtagtttacaaaaaaatgaaggGTAATTTGGTGATACAATTAATACTTACGAAAACTGTGGCGAAAGTGATGCAAAACATGACAGCTACAAACAGCTTCATcttgattattttctataaattttaagattatttGTCTCTGCTACTGCTTATTTTCAACTAAGAAAGTCCCTTTAAGGATAATCTATTTAtaccccctcccccccctCATTGTTTTGCTCTTTCGATCTAACCTTGACGTATTAGtctttatttcataattaattatgtAACTGTGTTATCATTATAAGGGGATGACCTGACCATCTAAACCCGTGCTTGTAATATATTACTGTTAATAAAAGAGTTACTTTCTTTTCGGCATTTCACTCAAAGAAACATAAATATGCGATAaatataatcaatattttctaaatacaataataatgCCAAAGATCAAAATTCCTAAATAGATAAATATAACAGGGCTTTGAAAAACATTCTACCTTAAAAGGTCAAAAACATCGAAGTGTAAGAAAATTGTGGGGGAATTGAAGCAATTTAAGTTAATGTATTTCAAGTGTGACAAAAAGCCCATTTGTGTTATACGCCACTGGCGATTTCAATTTGAAGCGGAAAACTGCTGAAAGCTTcgatatattgaaatttcaaatcgacGTAATAATCGGAATACAGGGTCATCACGAAAATAATGTAGAATTAATGTGAATGATATTCAGGAGTTGagcaattttcaacaatttctgAAATGCTGCTGGCTCTTACAATTTtagattataaaaaataatttttacggcaaaaaaattagaaaaatttaatgcaagtTTTAAAACATGGAGCAAATGATCAAACATCCGTCTATAGACGCCACTGGTAAAGAAATActgaacatttcaaaattcgtaaattttaatgaacggTAGAAATCTTTATATGAGAagcaaattagaaaaaaaagactaaaaattaaaaaaatacatgttttttaattggccaataaaattgaaaatttttaagaatccACTGGACACTACAACtctaaatttacaaaatttactgaaatttcaaAGTCCTGAAAATCTGCGAGTGctattttgtaaaaagtacCATTCAGGTGTTATATACCCATGTTTTTGAAAGCGTATTAACTTTTGCAAGGCTCAATATGCAATATGTAAAAAGgcgtttaaattttcatgaaaaccaATGTCTTGCGTAGGTTATCggaatttccataaattttgaaaatttccgcACCTTTTACGGGATTCGAAGGGACATCAAAAAGCgaacttagaaaaaaaatgatccaaAAAGCCTCGTATGAATATTATTTGACTGTCGCAAGAGTGTGGTAAAACTATCATCAATTACAAAATACGACGAAATGGCAAAATTGCCGGTACGCTTTACTTTTGATTCTTTTCCatttcgaaaagtcaaaatctTCATAAAATTTCGACTTAATTAACTTTTATGCTGCTGTGCCACCTcactttttttcagattttcacatcttaaatgtattttaaataaaacagggTTGTATCAGGAGACAATTTAACATGGTTAAGGTAAAGCGGATCTGGGCCTCTTGAGTGTATGTAAATTTGGGAAATTCTACCTGCAGACCTTAATACGGATCTTAAAGGGTGTTACTGGTATACTTCTGGTGTAACGAAAACCTGTGGCGCGTGACAACACTAATTTTCTATATGTAAATTTGTGTATCTAAGCTGAATTTTACGTTTTACTATTAAAGATATAGTCTTAAGAGATTTGGAGAACTTGCTTTTGTCAACACAGAAATAGGAACCATGTTGTTGGTAACACAGAGTCGTATTAGATGGAATTTTGAGATGGTCACAAAAATTAGAAGGCATTACAAAGAACAGAACTAAAAATTTTCCCAATGGTCGCTTTTAGCGCCTTCTAGAAGGTGCAATTAAatcgttgataaatttgaatttattatccCAAAAAACCTCGAAATACAGAATTTCGTAAAAGTAGCTGAAACATATCAAAGGATATATGATTTGTTTCCTCAACTTTGataccctgtatcttgaaaactaaacgACCTAGGGCCCATGTATATAAGAACTTTCCATCTTAAAATTACTTcaaaaaaatcaccctgtaaaaTATCGGACACTTATTCAATAACGCcttgtataataaaaattcattaacgCTTTCAATTAATTCTCATTTAATAACAATGAAACTCTTTAATTGTACGTTGAAACATGTTTCTCATAACAGCTAAACAAATTCTTGGCAGTTTCCACCTCACTATCCTTGTCAACCGCACAAGTTTTTAGAAACTGCTCTACTTTAGCAGCATCCTTCTCAATAAGGCTCAATCTctcctttaaatattgcttGTTGACAGTTCCATCAGTCTTTTGCCATTTCATTTCCTTGGAAACACAAAGGACATGCGGCCCAATATTCTCTGGAGCGGGCTCTTTGCCCTTCGAACTGATGTACTTTTGCAGCCCTTCTTGGTCTACCGCAGTTTTAGGGTCCAACTGGCATTTGTCCTTTGATTGTTTTAATCTGCTTTTGACGTCTTCGGTTGTAGAATCAGCCTTGAGTAGGAGAAAATGTCTGTGCTAAGGAAGGAATTTTTGGGCGAATCTGGCATACACTTACCAGAACTGAtgtgaaaaggaaaattgccACTGTTAGAGTAATCTTCATTTTAATGACCTGGATGTAGTTGATAATTTCACTCAActgacaaaattttcttaagcACTGCCATATTTATATTCAAGAtaagttttattgtttttgaatttatttatttataattttttataaatacccAGTTGCCCTGCACTaatctgatatttttaaagtttgcatTCGGCCTGttgttaaaacatttaattaaaaacaaagtatTATCTTtagtcgaaaaaaaaacatacaaattaagaatttctttatttatctttgataAAAGTACTTGGCATAGCACCTCAACATATTCTTAGCGGTTTTAATCTCAGTTTCCCGATCAAAATCGCattcattaaatatattatcaGCCTTACTAGTGTCCTTCATATAACCCTCTAATCTGGATCTTAGGTACTGTTTGTTCACTTGCCCGTCCTGGGTTTGCCATTTCATGCCCTTAGAGAGGCACAAGGCATAAGAACCTAGGTTTTCAGGTACTGGTTCTTGGCCCCTGGTTTCTAGGTACTGCTTCACCGCCTCCTTTTCTAAGATTGGGGTGTTCTGTTCTCTGCACTTTTCGCTCACTTTCTTTAGTACCTCTTTGATTTCTTCAGGAATAATGCTAGCCTTGAAGGAAAGAAACATGGTAGTCAGGACAAAAGTGCTTGTCTCTGAAGATACTTACGGAAATCACCACAAAGCTGAGGCTGAACACTGCGAGGaacttcatttttgaattgatAATAACTTCTAATTAACCAAAGATTTGTTGCTTTCAGATTTATTTATACGATACTTTATTACCACGTGGACTAATTATTTTGTATGATAAAGTATAATAGTTTATCAATAATAAGTTGGCCTGTATTTATCATATTTAGGCCATTTTTTAGCGATTTTCACTTATGCGTTTCATGTATCTGTAGCTTTACGAGATACAAAAATGATGATACATTTGTGTTTTgtagataaaaattatttatgttttgaaTTCCTCTTTCGAAGAAGgaatttgtttacttttaatattcataaaaCATAACAGgcagaaaaatgaattaatatgCAATTAGAAATGCCCATACTTTTGTTGAATACATTTATATATAGGTTAAATCTTAGATTTACTAATAGCTCTATAGCTTAGTAATGCTGACTTTACTAATCTAAGCTCAATACTTAGTAGATAcattaattcaggttagttcaggttttataattttactaTTGAATTTGAGCTTCTCTGCAAGCATTCTCAGAAAACCCATTGAAAAGAAACGTAACCTTGGAAAATacttagaaatttcaaaaatatctttaaaaccaCAAGTGATATATGAAGGTCTgtgaagttttaaaaattttctaaaattcccCCAAGAAGTTAGAAAAATTTCTTCTCTAAGTCCTTTGGTGAGACCTTCATAGAACCTCGGGTTAGGGGTCGGGATAAAGGGGCGTGATGCGCTACCTTTTTGCATATAGTCAATAAACCGAAAGCGTGTCTGCAAAagctttaatttaaagttgaaTATATAAAGGCTGATACAGCCaacatgaaattaaattcaataccAATTTTGTATTATCAGATTTTGGTAATTCCAAACAGCTGTAATAAACTTGATACACCACTGTTctctaaataatttaatagatCGAACCTGTCTCTACAAAACTTGTAATTTAGAAGTTTAGATGTAGAAACTTATAGACGCagtaaatattgatttaagTTACTTccagttaaattaaaatcaatttttaaagagtGTCAAAATGTGCCCCCCTTAGCCTCCACTGTGGGTGTTATCCGTTATCAAACCACTATAAACTAGTTTAGATCAATTGCCTTATTTCACATTTAGCAAATTTACCTGGTCTAATTATGGTGAAAAGCTTTGTTGTCTCGCTACGGGGAcaggaaaattaatcatttaaaGTGATCGTGTAGTGTGATGTATAGAGAAAGATAATGCATTCTGCGTTTCCTAAAGACTATGAATATCGGCTAAAGGATATGCAAACCATAGGGGAAACAAACGTTTTACCTAACCAACCAGGCAGACCTCAACACTCGCATTAGCTAGCCTCAATGCTCTCGTTTgaacaataaacaatatattGCAGGGCATGAATCCCAAAAGCAGATGTCATATCGAATATACTACGATTCGATCAATGgcagttgtttaaaattcatatccATGggagttgcatttttttcataattttttctgtatatttttaggaaGAGTTTTAGTAATTTCGTTTATTATGTTATCGTTTGCAATGCAAAACTACACTCTGGATTATTTTCTTGATAATATGGTGAAGGACAATGGTGTAATTCGTATGAAGAATGAAGAAACCAACTGATCACCTCTTTGACTGCAAATTAGTGACAAATCTTGATAAAACCCATGACACAATCGGAAAGTCCAGAAATAATTTCGAAAGCcttcagaaataacaaaaaaaaatgttatagtGAAAATAAACCGAAATAAGACGTTGAAATATCTACAAATTAACTGAGGCGAAAATAGGGTTCAACGGAGTGGCAAAGACTACGTTTTAATTTGACAGACCCATTTTACCTGTACCTAatctcgataaaaaaaaacttcgccAAAGCAGGAATTTGGCAATCAAAACgccattattaaaattggatAACCAGAGCgttaaagaaactttttatttgcaaataatgTCTTGCTGAAAAGCTGAAAGCTCCCTTGCGCCAACAAGAAGAAACCGGAAACCATTTCTACTATCtttctttttgtatttttactgCACGAAATGGCcccaaatttaacatttcacACAACGATCTTGAGAAAAGTTTAGATATTCGATTTTGTTAGCGAACAATCTACCAAATAAACTAAATTCCCTTGAGTTACCACCTACATATTTTCTGGCCTAGTTCGGCTAAACCGGTGGTTAGAAATGAACTTCCATGGAAGTTTGATAATTAAGTTTAAGGGGTTAATTATGAGGACAGAAAGGTTCAGCTTAAACTGAATTGGGGTTGCAGGGGTGGTGAAGGGGGTGGGGGGATTTTATGAGTAGGGGAGGGCGAGACACTACGGGACACTAATGGTTCtcaacttaaaaaagaaagtgtattttttatgaggATGAATACGAAATGTTAAgcctattaattttaaaataaaatgtctgGTTGGTTTGGGCTCCCTTTGccagtttaaaaatatatattgttgttattatttaattcttttgCCAAGCGACTACCGCTCGTTGGAATTAAGAGTTCCTCCCCAACTGCTCAAACGAATGTCCTCTATCGCAGCATTGTTGGTTTATTTTTCTAGTCCAGTATTAATAGCCTACATATTTTCAGGTTGCACTAGTTCACTACTTTCCTCTTTTCCAAGTAACAGTTATAATGCAACATTAACCCAGAGTTCACactaataataacaaatagtGTTCAACCTTCATTTTTCCGGCTCGTATCAGCTAACagctttatttttaacatccACGAGAGCTGCTTATGGACACTGCGTCAATACAGACTCTGTGATAATCTCTTGAACTGCTGCGATAAGTGTGATTTAAGTGCCAGCACTCTCTTTAACGTTGCTCCTGGAATAAGTCTTCCGCATATCgacgaaaaatgaaaatttgcctGGTTTTGTGCATAGTTTTCCTTGCAGTTATCGTAAGTATTTTTATACCTCTCATAAGGGTTAAAACCATGTTGTCTGTTTCAAGGCTGTTTCGAGCAAAAAACAGAGTGGAAAATACCTGAAAAAGGTCTATAAAGAATGCCagaaaaacaatgaaactCGAGTTGATAATCAAATTCTGAAGAAGATTAAGAAAAACATGCAGGTGACTCTACCTGACA encodes:
- the LOC136341488 gene encoding uncharacterized protein gives rise to the protein MKITLTVAIFLFTSVLADSTTEDVKSRLKQSKDKCQLDPKTAVDQEGLQKYISSKGKEPAPENIGPHVLCVSKEMKWQKTDGTVNKQYLKERLSLIEKDAAKVEQFLKTCAVDKDSEVETAKNLFSCYEKHVSTYN
- the LOC136341556 gene encoding uncharacterized protein — protein: MKLFVAVMFCITFATVFGDLREDIKVKIKKAGDKCQENPATAVDKDAWKAYTESKGKGPEPANSGPHALCVTKELKWQKADGKVNREYLKERLQALQQDPVKSEEFLNECAVDKDTEIDTAKHMFKCFFKRNASPK
- the LOC136341554 gene encoding uncharacterized protein, with protein sequence MKFLAVFSLSFVVISASIIPEEIKEVLKKVSEKCREQNTPILEKEAVKQYLETRGQEPVPENLGSYALCLSKGMKWQTQDGQVNKQYLRSRLEGYMKDTSKADNIFNECDFDRETEIKTAKNMLRCYAKYFYQR